The proteins below come from a single Vitis vinifera cultivar Pinot Noir 40024 chromosome 9, ASM3070453v1 genomic window:
- the LOC100261822 gene encoding eukaryotic initiation factor 4A-8 — MAGQAPEGSQFDARQFDSKMNDLLSADGEDFFTSYDEVYDTFDSMGLVENLLRGIYAYGFEKPSAIQQRGIVPFCKGLDVIQQAQSGTGKTATFCSGILQQLDYSLVQCQALVLAPTRELAQQIEKVMRALGDYLGVRVHACVGGTSVREDQRILQTGVHVVVGTPGRVFDMLRRQSLRPDYIKMFVLDEADEMLSRGFKDQIYDIFQLLPSKVQVGVFSATMPPEALEITRKFMNKPVRILVKRDELTLEGIKQFHVNVDKEEWKLETLCDLYETLAITQSVIFVNTRRKVDWLTDKMRSRDHTVSATHGDMDQNTRDIIMREFRSGSSRVLITTDLLARGIDVQQVSLVINYDLPTQPENYLHRIGRSGRFGRKGVAINFVTRDDERMLFDIQRFYNVVIEELPSNVADLL, encoded by the exons ATGGCAGGTCAAGCACCAGAAGGTTCACAATTCGATGCTCGTCAATTTGATTCCAAAATGAATGACTT GCTCTCAGCTGATGGAGAAGATTTCTTCACATCATATGATGAGGTTTATGACACTTTTGATTCTATGGGATTAGTAGAGAACCTTTTGAGGGGTATCTATGCATATG GTTTTGAGAAGCCTTCTGCGATCCAACAAAGAGGAATTGTTCCATTCTGCAAGGGGCTCGATGTGATCCAACAGGCACAATCTGGAACTGGGAAAACTGCAACTTTCTGCTCTGGAATCTTGCAGCAACTTGATTATAGTCTAGTCCAATGCCAGGCATTGGTATTGGCACCCACTCGAGAACTTGCACAGCAGATTGAGAAGGTTATGCGAGCACTTGGTGATTATCTCGGTGTGAGGGTTCATGCTTGTGTGGGTGGAACGAGTGTTCGTGAGGATCAGCGCATTCTTCAAACTGGTGTTCATGTTGTTGTTGGTACTCCTGGTCGTGTGTTTGACATGTTGCGGAGACAGTCACTTCGCCCAGATTACATTAAGATGTTTGTATTGGATGAGGCTGATGAAATGCTTTCACGAGGTTTCAAGGATCAG ATCTATGACATTTTCCAGCTGCTGCCATCTAAAGTCCAGGTTGGAGTGTTCTCTGCCACAATGCCCCCTGAGGCCCTTGAGATCACTCGAAAGTTCATGAACAAACCTGTGAGAATCCTGGTAAAGCGTGATGAACTCACCCTTGAAGGTATCAAACAATTCCATGTTAATGTGGATAAGGAAGAGTGGAAGCTTGAGACACTGTGCGATCTCTACGAAACCCTGGCCATCACTCAGAGTGTCATTTTCGTGAACACAAGGCGCAAGGTGGACTGGCTTACTGACAAGATGCGAAGCCGTGATCACACAGTATCTGCTACCCATGGAGACATGGACCAGAACACTAGGGATATAATCATGCGCGAGTTTCGCTCCGGCTCCTCCCGTGTTCTTATAACCACTGATCTCTTAGCTCGTGGTATCGATGTTCAGCAAGTCTCTCTTGTTATTAACTATGATCTGCCAACTCAACCAGAAAATTACCTCCATCGAATAGGTCGAAGTGGACGATTTGGAAGAAAAGGTGTTGCCATCAACTTTGTTACCAGGGATGATGAGAGAATGCTGTTTGACATTCAGAGGTTCTATAATGTGGTCATTGAGGAGCTGCCATCAAATGTTGCTGATCTCCTCTAA
- the LOC100256549 gene encoding glycylpeptide N-tetradecanoyltransferase 1 yields the protein MVDDNNSPGSPDKNRSPNPDGNASPESDAAIDVLARKVQESLVLGKTHKFWETQPVGQFKDIGNASLAEGPIEQPAPLSEVKQEPYNLPNLYEWITCDIDSEETCMEVYNLLTNNYVEDDENMFRFNYSKEFLRWALRPPGYFKSWHIGVCVKSSKKLVAFITGVPARIRVRDDIVTMAEINFLCVHKKLRSKRLAPVMIKEVTRRVHLENIWQAAYTAGVVLPTPISTCQYWHRSLNPKKLIDVGFSRLGARMTMSRTIKLYKLPDSTVTPGFRQMELHDVPAVTRLLRNYLSQFAVAVDLDENDVEHWLLPTENVVDSYLVESPETHEITDFCSFYTLPSTILGNQNYSTLKAAYSYYNVSTKTPLLQLMNDALIVAKRKDYDVFNALDVMQNETFLKELKFGPGDGKLHYYLYNYRLRNPLKPSELGLVLL from the coding sequence atgGTTGATGACAATAACTCTCCTGGGTCACCTGACAAAAACCGAAGCCCTAACCCTGATGGAAATGCATCTCCTGAGAGTGATGCTGCAATTGATGTATTAGCACGAAAGGTTCAGGAATCTCTTGTTCTTGGGAAGACACACAAGTTTTGGGAAACCCAACCAGTTGGGCAATTCAAGGATATTGGAAACGCGAGCTTGGCTGAAGGCCCTATTGAACAACCAGCACCTTTGTCTGAAGTCAAACAAGAGCCTTACAATCTTCCAAACCTCTATGAATGGATCACTTGTGATATTGACTCCGAAGAGACGTGCATGGAGGTTTATAACCTCCTCACTAACAACTATGTTGAGGATGATGAGAACATGTTCAGGTTCAACTACTCGAAGGAGTTCCTTAGATGGGCCCTTCGCCCACCAGGTTATTTCAAGAGCTGGCACATTGGTGTTTGTGTCAAAAGCTCAAAAAAGTTGGTAGCTTTTATTACTGGTGTTCCAGCTAGAATCCGGGTTCGTGATGACATTGTTACCATGGCGGAGATTAATTTCTTGTGTGTTCATAAGAAGCTCAGATCAAAAAGACTTGCTCCAGTCATGATTAAAGAGGTAACCAGGAGGGTTCACTTGGAGAATATCTGGCAAGCGGCTTATACTGCAGGAGTGGTTCTCCCTACTCCTATATCAACTTGCCAGTATTGGCATAGGTCTTTGAATCCAAAGAAACTTATTGATGTTGGGTTTTCTAGGCTTGGGGCAAGGATGACAATGAGCCGCACCATAAAGCTTTACAAGTTACCAGATTCAACAGTCACACCTGGGTTCAGGCAAATGGAGCTCCATGATGTTCCTGCAGTTACACGACTTCTTCGGAACTATTTAAGCCAGTTTGCTGTTGCCGTTGATCTAGATGAAAATGATGTAGAGCACTGGCTTCTCCCCACTGAGAATGTTGTGGACAGTTATCTGGTTGAGAGCCCTGAGACTCATGAGATCACTGATTTCTGCAGTTTTTATACTCTTCCTTCAACTATCCTTGGCAATCAGAATTATTCGACTTTGAAGGCAGCTTATTCTTACTATAATGTGTCCACAAAGACCCCATTGCTTCAGCTGATGAATGATGCGCTTATTGTTGCCAAACGGAAGGACTATGATGTTTTCAATGCATTGGATGTCATGCAGAACGAGACTTTCCTAAAGGAACTGAAGTTTGGACCTGGTGATGGAAAACTTCACTACTATCTTTACAACTATCGCTTAAGAAATCCATTGAAACCATCAGAGCTTGGGCTTGTACTCTTATAG